The following proteins are encoded in a genomic region of Chryseobacterium cucumeris:
- a CDS encoding SulP family inorganic anion transporter: MKNTISLFDFSKKINYKNELLAGFTVAMTMIPESLSFAILAGLSPLTGLYAAFMMGLVTAVLGGRPGMVSGGAGATIVVLIALIHSHGTEYLFATVALAGIFQMMVGIFKLGKFVRLIPQPVMYGFLNGLAIIIFMAQVEQFKITDSNGGVSWLQGMPLYIMAGLTALTIAIVYFFPKITKVVPASLVAIIILFAVVLGFNIPTKTVADIAHISGNLPGFHIPKVPFSLETLQIIFPYALIMAGVGLIESLLTLSMVDEITNTKGSANKESVAQGLANITNGFFGGMGGCAMVAQTLVNLNAGSRARLSGIVASLLILIIILVGAPVIEKIPMAALVGVMMMVAISTFQWVSIRIVNKMPKSDIFVGVTVALITVILHNLALAVLVGVIISALVFAWDNAKRIRARKHVDENGVKYYEIYGPLFFGSVTAFTDKFDPVNDPDQVVIDFKESRIVDMSAIDALDKLSKRYKQQNKTVYLRHLSEDCRKILRNAEAVVEVNIQEDPTYKVMPEK; this comes from the coding sequence ATGAAAAATACTATAAGCTTATTCGACTTTTCGAAGAAAATCAACTATAAGAACGAACTGCTGGCTGGCTTTACGGTAGCAATGACTATGATTCCTGAATCCCTTTCATTCGCTATTCTGGCTGGTTTGTCTCCGCTTACAGGACTGTATGCTGCATTTATGATGGGACTTGTAACCGCAGTTTTAGGAGGACGTCCTGGTATGGTTTCCGGAGGAGCAGGAGCAACCATCGTTGTACTGATTGCTTTGATACATTCTCATGGAACAGAATATCTGTTTGCTACTGTAGCACTTGCCGGAATCTTTCAGATGATGGTAGGAATCTTTAAACTTGGAAAATTTGTAAGACTGATTCCGCAACCTGTTATGTACGGATTTCTGAATGGATTGGCTATTATTATTTTCATGGCACAGGTTGAACAGTTCAAAATCACAGACAGTAATGGAGGAGTAAGTTGGCTGCAGGGAATGCCTCTATACATCATGGCTGGCTTAACTGCCCTTACAATTGCTATCGTTTACTTTTTTCCAAAAATCACAAAAGTGGTTCCTGCCTCTCTGGTAGCTATTATCATCTTATTTGCAGTAGTTCTCGGATTTAATATTCCAACAAAAACGGTTGCAGATATTGCTCATATCAGTGGAAACCTTCCGGGTTTTCATATTCCGAAGGTCCCTTTTTCTCTGGAAACTTTACAGATTATTTTTCCATATGCTTTAATTATGGCCGGAGTAGGTCTTATTGAATCTCTTCTGACATTATCCATGGTAGATGAAATCACGAATACCAAGGGAAGTGCCAATAAAGAGTCTGTCGCTCAGGGATTGGCTAATATTACCAACGGCTTTTTTGGTGGAATGGGTGGATGTGCAATGGTAGCACAGACATTGGTAAATCTTAATGCAGGCTCCAGAGCAAGACTATCAGGGATTGTAGCATCACTGCTTATTTTGATAATTATTCTGGTTGGTGCACCTGTCATAGAGAAAATTCCCATGGCTGCTTTAGTCGGAGTGATGATGATGGTTGCTATCAGCACTTTCCAGTGGGTATCGATCAGGATTGTGAATAAAATGCCGAAATCGGACATTTTTGTAGGCGTTACTGTAGCGCTGATTACTGTTATTTTACACAATCTTGCTTTAGCAGTATTGGTTGGAGTGATCATTTCAGCATTGGTTTTTGCCTGGGATAATGCTAAAAGAATCAGAGCGAGAAAACATGTGGATGAAAACGGTGTGAAATACTATGAAATATATGGGCCTTTGTTTTTCGGTTCAGTAACAGCATTTACGGATAAATTCGATCCTGTGAATGACCCGGATCAGGTGGTTATTGATTTTAAAGAAAGCCGTATTGTAGATATGAGTGCCATAGATGCTTTGGACAAATTGTCCAAACGTTATAAGCAGCAGAATAAAACGGTATATCTGCGCCATCTCAGCGAAGATTGCAGAAAAATATTAAGAAATGCAGAAGCAGTAGTGGAAGTTAATATCCAGGAAGATCCTACCTATAAGGTGATGCCGGAAAAATAG
- a CDS encoding transposase: MLYKEIHIGKFIKERVDENEITVERICKFLGKDEETVEMMYDSSSMDTDLLLRWSKLLEYDFFRLYSSHLILYAPPSAINKNSQKSEKTPYFRKNIYTQEIKDFIMKRIISGEMTQSEVIKEYSIPKSTLHRWLQKSDNAN, from the coding sequence ATGTTATATAAAGAAATCCATATTGGGAAATTTATTAAGGAGAGAGTTGATGAAAACGAAATAACAGTAGAGAGAATATGCAAATTTTTAGGCAAAGATGAGGAAACTGTTGAGATGATGTACGACAGCAGCTCAATGGATACTGATCTTCTTTTAAGATGGAGCAAATTACTGGAATATGATTTTTTCAGACTCTACAGTTCACATTTAATTTTATACGCACCGCCTTCTGCAATTAACAAAAACAGCCAAAAGTCTGAAAAGACGCCTTATTTCAGGAAAAATATTTACACTCAGGAAATCAAAGATTTTATTATGAAAAGGATTATTTCCGGTGAAATGACCCAAAGCGAAGTTATCAAGGAATATTCAATTCCGAAAAGTACGCTTCACAGATGGCTTCAGAAGAGCGATAATGCCAACTGA
- a CDS encoding TROVE domain-containing protein has protein sequence MKFNFLKKETKVVPNYEGTKAYAMTPAEELYSAVVTTGLSDANYEKGNDRLGRIQSLIKKNDPEFVAKLAVYARKDMYLRSIPLVLTTELAKQISGTDLVSKTVDGVVQRADEITELLAYYQLANKRTDTKKLNKLSKQIQKGLVKSFNKFDEYQFAKYNRKAEVTLKDALFLVHPKAKDENQQAVFNKIANNTLETPYTWEVELSVLGQTKFANDAERKLAFKNKWEELIFSNKLGYMATMRNLRNILEANVSSDAMNKVCRYLSDERAVTNSKQLPFRFLAAYRELKNFDSPYLSSVVEALESAVLVSARNIKGFGFETSVVIAADVSGSMQKAVSSKSKILLYDIGLLMSMILQSQCKNVVTGIFGDRWLRVPMPKNGILRNVDAFYKREGEVGYSTNGYLVMEDLIKRKEQVDKVMLFTDTQMWDSTGNRNSFEDVWKKYKAIAPHAKLYIFDLAGYGTQPLDIRKDDVHLIAGWSDKIFDVLNALEDKKSAVKMIQKVVL, from the coding sequence ATGAAATTTAATTTTTTAAAAAAAGAAACTAAAGTAGTACCAAACTACGAAGGTACAAAAGCATATGCCATGACACCTGCAGAAGAACTGTATAGTGCTGTTGTTACAACAGGACTGTCAGATGCCAACTACGAAAAAGGAAATGACAGATTAGGAAGAATCCAGTCTCTGATCAAAAAAAATGATCCTGAATTTGTGGCAAAGCTGGCCGTATATGCAAGAAAAGATATGTACTTAAGGTCTATTCCATTGGTTTTGACAACTGAACTGGCAAAGCAGATTTCCGGTACAGACCTTGTAAGCAAAACAGTAGATGGAGTCGTGCAGAGAGCGGATGAAATCACAGAATTGCTGGCGTACTACCAGCTTGCCAATAAAAGAACCGATACAAAGAAGCTGAACAAACTATCCAAGCAGATTCAGAAAGGACTGGTAAAATCATTCAATAAATTTGATGAATATCAGTTTGCCAAATACAACAGAAAAGCAGAAGTAACGCTGAAAGATGCATTATTTCTGGTTCACCCGAAAGCTAAGGATGAAAACCAACAAGCAGTTTTCAACAAAATTGCCAACAATACACTGGAAACTCCTTATACGTGGGAAGTGGAACTTTCCGTTCTAGGCCAGACAAAGTTTGCTAATGATGCAGAAAGAAAACTGGCTTTCAAAAACAAATGGGAAGAGCTGATCTTCAGCAACAAACTGGGTTATATGGCAACCATGAGAAACCTGAGGAATATTCTGGAAGCTAATGTATCGTCTGATGCGATGAACAAAGTGTGCAGATACCTTTCCGATGAAAGAGCTGTAACCAATTCAAAACAGCTCCCATTCCGATTCCTGGCGGCTTACAGAGAATTAAAAAACTTTGATTCTCCTTATCTGTCCTCCGTAGTGGAAGCTCTGGAAAGTGCTGTTTTGGTAAGTGCCAGAAACATCAAAGGTTTTGGTTTTGAGACATCAGTGGTGATCGCTGCCGACGTGTCAGGTTCTATGCAGAAAGCAGTTTCCAGCAAAAGTAAAATTTTGCTGTATGATATCGGTTTGCTGATGTCTATGATCCTCCAGTCACAGTGTAAAAACGTGGTAACGGGTATCTTCGGTGACCGTTGGCTAAGAGTTCCAATGCCGAAAAATGGTATTTTAAGGAATGTAGATGCCTTCTACAAACGTGAAGGTGAAGTAGGATATTCCACCAACGGTTATCTGGTGATGGAAGACCTTATCAAAAGAAAAGAGCAGGTGGATAAAGTAATGCTTTTCACTGATACCCAGATGTGGGATAGCACAGGAAACAGAAACTCTTTCGAAGACGTGTGGAAAAAGTACAAAGCCATCGCGCCTCATGCAAAGCTGTATATTTTTGACCTTGCAGGTTATGGTACACAGCCGCTTGATATCAGGAAGGATGATGTACATCTTATTGCTGGTTGGTCAGACAAAATTTTCGATGTACTGAACGCGTTGGAAGACAAAAAGTCTGCAGTAAAAATGATTCAGAAAGTAGTGCTGTAA
- a CDS encoding VOC family protein: MIKGIYETHIQVSNLENAIQFYTEVLGLKLAHKDETRPIAFLWAGEGKQFMLGLWEQKENLQTRHFAFSSSKEDILNYSVEFLEKKDLKPYNFLKNGTVEPMVFAWMPALAIYFNDPDGNQLEFISILEGEGRPELGVLSYEEWMKQTGN, translated from the coding sequence ATGATTAAAGGAATATACGAGACTCATATTCAGGTGAGCAATCTGGAAAATGCAATACAGTTTTACACGGAAGTATTAGGATTAAAACTGGCTCACAAAGATGAAACCAGACCTATTGCTTTTCTATGGGCGGGAGAAGGAAAACAATTTATGCTGGGGCTTTGGGAGCAAAAGGAGAATCTTCAGACCAGACATTTTGCTTTTTCCAGCAGTAAAGAAGATATTTTGAATTATTCTGTAGAATTTCTTGAAAAAAAGGATTTAAAACCTTACAATTTTCTAAAAAACGGAACTGTAGAGCCTATGGTATTTGCATGGATGCCTGCATTGGCAATTTACTTTAATGATCCAGATGGAAATCAGCTTGAATTTATTTCTATTCTGGAGGGTGAAGGCAGACCGGAACTGGGAGTACTGAGCTATGAGGAATGGATGAAGCAGACTGGTAATTAA
- a CDS encoding SWIM zinc finger family protein, with the protein MEDTLIYNYSGASSLVRTGALEELFLAKYNEVYKNTDAPCFFWGNVGQPFILARCLITLSNIVKSSFNLSPLQMAHLKDPIVTAGNGRVRFEGFSHCAGVYARVDVLPDGLDGEFLENGTTNVDFNQPMINALGSIRPNGKIMLSVGQKEVGIYQEENKIIERKVPLPVKWIKGLGTVQVYLSESVKRYTFNRIQTQQLFRGMPKGVVKSDYYLIVRGNKPIFSPVQSTDSVCIGGIHRLRLLEPLLPYIDSMQVFAHANMQSVTWQLSMGNIRFSFSLSRECWRGFSGEGAVLDSLISDVPDEWIDALDKYAYANQSFNPATLALEENISFDKVENSTGRLAAMGLLGYDLDDREFFYRRLPFKLSRIIGLNPRIKNAEKLIEDGKVEILNNNKERTEARVRGTGVHHTVIIQEEKERCTCEWFSKYQGERGPCKHVLAVKKLVNV; encoded by the coding sequence ATGGAAGATACGCTTATTTACAACTATTCAGGAGCATCCTCTTTAGTTAGGACAGGTGCGCTTGAAGAGTTGTTCCTCGCCAAATACAATGAGGTATATAAAAATACTGATGCGCCCTGTTTCTTTTGGGGAAATGTAGGGCAGCCCTTTATTTTGGCCCGATGTCTGATCACACTTTCCAACATTGTGAAATCCAGTTTTAATCTGTCGCCGCTTCAGATGGCACACCTTAAAGATCCTATAGTGACAGCAGGAAATGGGAGAGTACGATTTGAAGGCTTTTCTCATTGTGCAGGAGTGTATGCAAGAGTAGATGTACTGCCTGATGGATTGGATGGAGAGTTTCTTGAAAACGGAACAACAAATGTGGATTTCAATCAGCCTATGATAAATGCTTTGGGAAGTATCCGTCCGAATGGAAAAATTATGCTTTCTGTAGGGCAAAAAGAAGTTGGGATTTATCAGGAAGAAAATAAAATAATAGAAAGAAAAGTCCCATTGCCTGTAAAATGGATCAAAGGATTGGGGACCGTTCAGGTCTATTTATCAGAATCAGTGAAACGCTACACCTTCAATAGAATCCAGACGCAGCAATTGTTTAGAGGAATGCCGAAAGGAGTGGTAAAGTCAGATTATTACTTAATTGTACGCGGAAATAAACCCATCTTTTCTCCGGTACAATCTACAGATTCTGTTTGCATAGGAGGAATTCACAGGCTTCGTCTTTTAGAGCCTCTTCTTCCTTATATTGATTCTATGCAGGTATTTGCACATGCCAACATGCAGTCCGTAACATGGCAGCTCAGTATGGGGAATATCCGTTTCAGTTTTTCTTTATCTAGAGAATGCTGGAGAGGTTTCTCAGGGGAAGGCGCAGTGTTAGATAGCCTGATTTCGGATGTTCCCGACGAATGGATTGACGCCTTGGATAAATATGCCTATGCCAACCAGTCCTTTAATCCTGCCACGCTTGCTCTGGAAGAGAATATCAGTTTTGACAAAGTTGAAAATAGTACCGGCAGGCTTGCTGCAATGGGATTACTCGGTTACGATCTTGATGACAGGGAATTTTTCTATCGCAGACTTCCATTTAAATTAAGCCGGATTATCGGGCTTAATCCCCGCATAAAAAATGCGGAAAAATTGATTGAAGACGGAAAAGTAGAAATCTTGAATAATAATAAAGAAAGAACAGAAGCCAGAGTAAGAGGAACCGGTGTACATCATACAGTAATCATTCAGGAAGAAAAAGAACGCTGTACCTGTGAGTGGTTCAGTAAATATCAGGGGGAAAGAGGTCCCTGTAAACATGTATTGGCAGTGAAAAAACTGGTTAATGTTTAA
- a CDS encoding DUF6493 family protein, with product MKERLYEILNEEKVHEIIPFLKELSIEERKTLIPSIKKMDREISKIVMTKNSYHTAGSVNQHSIIDIASFVCMDKKNFGKNYWSLFRNAEQTEQILEWGCPDWFSDFINESVEAEFTAFNYKDILGWSEKGYVQPKPELLGHHLSNYPADLDRYPETLNTHFWYLCEFPSKSLPFRKEWFPIVQKLIAEKKIERKRFLKECLLASNRNFNKNVTGWFMDAFTSLKPTEEELSDLQDELLAGLVSSQSKAVNTILSHLKKIVGAAEFKNEEFSHYLPNLLSSEVKTVVVSSLGLTEKIFQRKKVDPDMLGVALSTAFVSKDDGIQSKAAKIILKYIPASENMIEALSHYSDNILTNVRPLLVKYIEEKQPELEAIASEKRLLATDENAVQVLQNFEDLMFYLPLAMDDPYSYHCDIALTGFIRFAGDVDEDSVKLMEPVFLKACKTIAKWEVPYLNVLLCNAIINYGLVLMEKYPVQLKNLEKIYQKTREEEITRESYSNYQKKLGPIEDVGADCPARQAFKEIAVYAVEKIKSGDKLPLLFPITHAPCWISPVTLVERLENYQNSNTEPHHLDIQLALQRCALDDTSEAVAETEKRLKGEYRELLLFFFGKNEKPEGKFIHPSWWMTAGITRSPDTVFEEFRSFGYENIPVEFFSGAYQWKTIDNKKNSYYPVELNITIPKYHLEKRKEPLFLEYFVAEQKELNEIPALMLCFPNTPANALAKVIKYCLFYSGIAEVFERNLVLNTANTLYQIKKPLDEIGYLFLGTIFLDGDKTIRGTAAEIWLEHVSCQMMDNARLGRVIGLHEKLEWAPVKRLTDLMQHHMLNVSKNHNTALEELITNIVLQMEEPVTNLKRILEIYHEVLALNHSLVPKEVLEKLNHWKENSSLKKICNLLLKK from the coding sequence ATGAAAGAAAGACTTTATGAGATCCTTAATGAGGAAAAAGTACATGAGATTATTCCCTTTCTAAAAGAGCTTAGCATTGAAGAAAGGAAAACACTGATACCCTCTATCAAGAAAATGGACCGTGAGATCAGTAAAATTGTAATGACTAAAAACTCCTACCACACGGCAGGATCTGTGAACCAGCATTCCATTATAGATATAGCTTCTTTTGTATGTATGGACAAAAAGAATTTTGGTAAAAATTACTGGAGCCTTTTCCGCAATGCAGAACAGACCGAGCAGATATTGGAATGGGGATGCCCGGACTGGTTTTCAGACTTTATCAATGAATCGGTTGAAGCAGAATTTACAGCCTTCAATTATAAAGATATTTTAGGATGGTCAGAGAAAGGATATGTACAGCCCAAACCTGAATTATTGGGACATCACCTGAGTAATTATCCAGCTGATCTTGACCGTTATCCTGAAACACTGAATACACATTTCTGGTATTTATGTGAATTTCCTTCCAAATCTTTACCCTTCCGTAAAGAATGGTTTCCCATTGTTCAAAAGCTCATTGCTGAGAAGAAAATTGAAAGGAAAAGATTCCTGAAAGAATGCCTTCTGGCTTCCAACAGAAACTTTAATAAAAATGTCACGGGCTGGTTTATGGATGCTTTTACATCATTAAAACCAACAGAAGAAGAATTATCTGATCTGCAGGATGAACTGCTTGCAGGCCTTGTTTCTTCACAGTCAAAAGCCGTGAATACAATATTATCCCACCTGAAAAAAATTGTTGGGGCTGCTGAATTTAAAAATGAAGAATTTTCGCATTACCTTCCGAATTTGCTGAGTTCAGAAGTAAAAACAGTGGTGGTTTCCAGCCTGGGACTTACTGAAAAAATATTTCAGAGAAAGAAGGTAGATCCGGATATGCTCGGAGTGGCTTTAAGTACAGCGTTTGTTAGTAAAGATGATGGCATACAGTCAAAAGCAGCAAAGATCATTCTTAAATACATACCGGCTTCAGAAAATATGATTGAGGCACTTTCTCACTATTCAGATAATATATTGACGAATGTACGTCCGCTTTTAGTAAAATATATTGAAGAAAAACAGCCGGAACTGGAAGCTATAGCTTCGGAAAAACGATTGCTGGCTACAGATGAAAATGCAGTGCAGGTACTTCAGAATTTTGAAGATCTGATGTTCTATCTGCCTTTGGCAATGGACGATCCGTATAGCTATCATTGTGATATTGCTTTGACTGGATTTATCAGGTTTGCCGGAGATGTGGATGAAGATTCTGTGAAACTGATGGAACCTGTATTTTTAAAGGCCTGTAAAACCATTGCAAAATGGGAAGTTCCTTATCTGAATGTTTTGCTGTGCAATGCTATTATCAATTATGGGCTGGTATTAATGGAAAAATATCCGGTTCAGTTAAAGAATCTGGAAAAAATATATCAGAAAACAAGGGAGGAAGAAATAACAAGAGAGTCTTATTCCAATTATCAGAAGAAACTGGGCCCGATAGAAGATGTTGGAGCAGATTGTCCTGCAAGACAGGCTTTTAAAGAGATCGCTGTATATGCTGTTGAAAAAATAAAATCCGGGGATAAACTGCCTTTGTTATTTCCTATCACCCACGCGCCATGCTGGATTTCCCCTGTGACTCTCGTTGAGAGATTAGAGAATTATCAGAATAGTAATACAGAGCCTCATCATCTGGATATTCAGCTGGCCCTGCAGCGCTGTGCTTTGGATGATACTTCAGAAGCTGTTGCAGAAACAGAGAAAAGACTAAAGGGTGAATATAGAGAATTGTTGCTTTTCTTCTTTGGTAAAAATGAAAAACCGGAAGGCAAGTTTATACATCCTTCATGGTGGATGACAGCCGGAATTACACGTTCACCTGACACTGTTTTTGAAGAATTCAGAAGTTTCGGATATGAAAATATTCCTGTGGAATTCTTTTCAGGGGCTTACCAATGGAAGACCATTGACAATAAGAAAAACTCATACTATCCGGTAGAGCTGAATATTACGATTCCAAAATATCATCTCGAAAAAAGAAAAGAACCTTTGTTCCTGGAATATTTTGTAGCAGAGCAGAAAGAGCTTAATGAAATTCCTGCACTGATGCTGTGCTTTCCCAATACGCCTGCCAATGCTCTGGCGAAAGTTATCAAGTACTGTCTTTTCTATTCAGGAATTGCAGAAGTTTTTGAAAGAAACCTTGTTTTGAATACTGCCAATACACTGTATCAGATCAAGAAACCTCTGGATGAAATTGGTTATCTGTTTCTTGGGACTATTTTCCTGGATGGTGATAAAACCATCCGAGGAACTGCTGCTGAAATCTGGCTTGAACATGTTTCCTGTCAGATGATGGATAACGCAAGGCTGGGAAGAGTGATTGGTCTGCACGAAAAACTGGAGTGGGCGCCGGTGAAAAGATTGACAGATCTTATGCAGCATCACATGCTGAATGTAAGCAAAAATCATAATACTGCTCTCGAGGAATTGATTACCAATATTGTACTTCAAATGGAAGAACCGGTTACCAATCTGAAAAGAATTCTGGAAATTTACCATGAAGTATTGGCATTGAATCATTCATTGGTTCCTAAAGAAGTACTTGAAAAATTAAACCACTGGAAAGAAAACTCTAGCCTTAAAAAAATCTGTAATCTACTCCTGAAAAAATAG
- a CDS encoding MarR family winged helix-turn-helix transcriptional regulator: protein MISTELLLLININKLQSVIARKFDSLSVHGLGFNDFVILYVLYSSSESRMRRIDLAERIGLTASGVTRLLNPLEKIGLVSRESNERDARVSYVVITPNGKKIFEEAKLSAENITKEILSSKKGKSLRMVNELLFDLGGNIQ, encoded by the coding sequence ATGATAAGCACAGAATTATTACTTTTAATAAACATCAATAAACTACAGTCCGTAATTGCCAGAAAATTTGACTCTCTGAGTGTTCATGGTCTGGGATTCAATGACTTTGTTATTCTTTATGTGCTCTATTCTTCCTCTGAGAGCAGAATGAGGAGAATAGATCTTGCTGAAAGAATAGGTCTTACGGCATCGGGAGTCACCCGGTTATTGAATCCATTGGAAAAAATCGGACTGGTATCCAGAGAAAGCAACGAAAGAGATGCCCGCGTAAGTTATGTGGTCATCACTCCTAATGGTAAAAAGATATTTGAAGAAGCTAAGCTAAGCGCAGAAAATATTACTAAAGAAATTCTTTCTTCCAAAAAAGGTAAATCTCTACGCATGGTCAATGAGCTTTTATTTGATTTGGGAGGAAATATCCAATAA
- a CDS encoding GIY-YIG nuclease family protein, with protein MKNALKKQLREKAKDHTTTMGVLAVTNKLNGKQYVQASLHLEALVNKMKFLLNGGMFTNPQLQKEWTESGSDSFTFEFAVVVPDQNNEFINYRKEVQKAEQSYISGLTTGLY; from the coding sequence ATGAAAAATGCATTAAAAAAACAACTAAGAGAAAAAGCAAAAGACCATACAACAACAATGGGAGTTCTTGCTGTTACCAACAAATTAAATGGTAAACAATATGTTCAGGCTTCTTTACATCTGGAAGCGCTGGTGAATAAGATGAAATTTCTGCTAAACGGAGGCATGTTTACAAATCCTCAGTTACAGAAGGAATGGACAGAATCGGGAAGTGATTCTTTTACCTTTGAGTTTGCAGTTGTTGTTCCGGATCAGAACAATGAATTTATCAACTACCGAAAAGAGGTTCAAAAGGCTGAACAGTCTTATATTTCCGGACTCACTACAGGATTATATTAA
- a CDS encoding DUF1330 domain-containing protein yields the protein MSKKYLSPTFEAGKHLFTKNIEGAIINLNLIRLKKEADYSDYPDLKPNEKSSGLDAYLTYIRETEPYLKESGGEILFIGKGDQFLIGPESEYWDLCLLIKQKSVNDFFGFEKNEAYMKIMGHRMAAVEDSRLLPLEEIVLNTQRD from the coding sequence ATGTCAAAAAAATATCTATCTCCAACTTTTGAGGCAGGTAAACATCTGTTTACTAAAAATATAGAAGGAGCCATTATTAACCTCAATCTGATCAGATTAAAAAAAGAAGCAGATTATTCAGACTATCCGGATCTGAAGCCCAATGAAAAATCAAGCGGTTTGGATGCCTATCTTACCTATATCAGGGAAACCGAACCTTATTTAAAGGAAAGCGGCGGAGAAATTTTGTTTATTGGAAAAGGAGATCAGTTTCTGATAGGTCCTGAAAGTGAATATTGGGATCTGTGCCTCTTAATCAAACAAAAAAGTGTTAATGATTTTTTCGGTTTCGAAAAAAATGAAGCTTATATGAAAATAATGGGTCACAGAATGGCTGCAGTAGAGGATTCAAGGCTTTTACCATTGGAAGAAATAGTATTAAATACACAAAGGGATTAA
- a CDS encoding alpha/beta fold hydrolase, which produces MKTVKMNEVELCYEVLGEKNPDTIVLISGLGSQMIRWDHTFCDLLVEKGFRVIRFDNRDSGSSVFNTKREIPSDKSIEEIFAMLSKEGIPYSLMNMADDVIGLLNHLNIEKAHIAGRSMGGIIAQLLGSYYPERVLSLTIIMSTSMNPSLPKPDPEVMAMMTQVSADPVLQKEEYLREKIRFAKKISGSGYIFDSNQEKALLEEELIRSRTKNGIIRQLLAMGSFQYNPEVPKKITAPTLIIHGTDDLIFHPDCGKDIADSIPGAEWLLIEGMGHSIPRELYVFIIERIFDLTK; this is translated from the coding sequence ATGAAAACAGTCAAAATGAATGAGGTGGAATTATGCTATGAGGTATTGGGTGAGAAAAATCCTGATACCATTGTATTAATTTCCGGATTGGGAAGTCAGATGATCCGTTGGGATCATACATTCTGTGATCTTTTGGTTGAAAAAGGATTCAGGGTTATCCGGTTTGATAACAGAGATTCGGGGAGTTCTGTTTTTAATACAAAAAGGGAAATACCTTCTGATAAAAGCATTGAAGAGATTTTTGCGATGCTCAGTAAAGAAGGGATTCCTTATTCTTTAATGAATATGGCGGATGATGTTATCGGTCTTCTTAATCATTTAAATATTGAAAAAGCTCATATTGCAGGACGTTCCATGGGAGGAATTATTGCACAGCTTTTAGGTTCCTATTATCCTGAAAGAGTTTTATCATTGACGATCATCATGTCTACTTCTATGAATCCTTCCCTTCCCAAACCTGATCCGGAAGTGATGGCTATGATGACACAGGTGTCTGCTGATCCTGTTCTTCAGAAAGAAGAGTATCTAAGAGAAAAGATCCGTTTTGCAAAAAAAATATCGGGTTCGGGATATATTTTTGATTCGAATCAGGAAAAAGCTTTGCTTGAAGAGGAACTTATACGTTCCAGAACCAAAAACGGAATTATCCGGCAGCTTTTAGCAATGGGTTCCTTTCAGTATAATCCTGAAGTGCCAAAGAAAATAACTGCTCCAACTTTAATCATTCATGGAACAGACGATCTGATCTTTCATCCTGATTGCGGAAAAGATATTGCGGATTCTATTCCGGGTGCCGAATGGCTTCTTATTGAAGGGATGGGACATTCTATTCCGAGGGAGCTTTATGTCTTCATCATTGAAAGAATCTTTGATTTAACAAAATAA
- a CDS encoding 3'-5' exonuclease yields the protein MKTTENILIVDLEATCWENRPPRGQESEIIEIGVCIMNAKTGKISKNEGILIKPQHSKVSPFCTELTTITQNMLDHEGIMLDDAFDILRAEYDSEELTWASYGNYDLNMLQNQARRFYTDYPMSDDHINVKTLFGEIHPTIRKSVGMNRALGELGMTLEGTHHRGVDDAKNIAKILHWCLKNY from the coding sequence GTGAAAACAACAGAAAATATATTAATAGTAGACCTTGAAGCAACATGTTGGGAAAACCGGCCGCCAAGAGGTCAGGAAAGTGAGATCATTGAAATCGGAGTATGCATCATGAATGCAAAAACGGGTAAGATCTCTAAAAATGAAGGGATTTTAATCAAACCCCAGCATTCAAAAGTGAGTCCATTCTGTACGGAATTGACTACAATTACCCAAAATATGCTGGATCATGAAGGCATTATGCTGGATGATGCTTTTGATATCCTGAGGGCAGAATATGATTCCGAAGAACTGACATGGGCAAGCTACGGAAACTATGATCTGAATATGCTTCAAAACCAGGCAAGAAGATTCTACACAGATTATCCAATGAGTGATGATCACATCAATGTGAAGACATTATTTGGTGAAATTCATCCTACGATCAGGAAAAGTGTCGGAATGAACAGAGCTTTGGGCGAATTGGGTATGACTTTAGAAGGTACCCACCACAGAGGTGTAGACGATGCCAAAAACATTGCAAAGATTCTGCATTGGTGCCTGAAGAATTATTAA